In Alosa sapidissima isolate fAloSap1 chromosome 4, fAloSap1.pri, whole genome shotgun sequence, the following are encoded in one genomic region:
- the LOC121706745 gene encoding fibrous sheath CABYR-binding protein-like isoform X5, translating to MRSMKLLLLLLLLLLGVHLCVGAPIKLVGSAADSHDYAIEVRSSPKEAPEEPAPEEPAQEEPAPEEPAPEEPAPEEPAPEEPAPEEPAPEAEEEVVTKEVVAEEEVPAEPAEEEVVAEEEVVPEEEVVEEVVPEVVVPEVVIPVDAAPEEEAIEEEAALEEVVPVKEEAAPEAAEEETALEVVAPVEEETEAEIAAEETAEDAASEEVASVVPAEEEDAPAPSEEETPAEDAVSVVPAEAEEEATPEEAVEEEAVEEEVVEEEVVEEEVVAVVPAEAEEEAVPEEAVEEEAVEEEAVEEEVVEEEVVEEEVVAVVPAEAEEEAAPEEAVEEEAVEEEAVEEEVVEEEVVEEEVVEEEVVAVVPAEAEEEAAPEEAVEEKAVEEEAVEDIVAVAPPEAVEEEAEEVAEEEVIPVVVDATEEEPVPEEAEGAVAVDVEEEPASVVPEEALPVEEPAPAEEPAPPCPQCPGCPVVETVEVDEEVVVVVPMATEPPEEELGSPTAFLLELEAPEEKTGGVSRGLLLGSAFITLLSLIAVGSAGKAISRKMR from the exons ATGAGGAGCatgaagctgctgctgctgctgctgctgctgctgctgggggttCATCTGTGCGTTGGTGCACCCATCA AACTTGTGGGGAGTGCAGCAGACAGTCATGATTATGCTATAGAGGTGAGAAGCTCACCTAAGGAAGCTCCAGAGGAACCTGCTCCTGAAGAACCAGCTCAAGAAGAACCAGCTCCAGAAGAACCAGCTCCTGAAGAACCTGCTCCTGAAGAACCAGCTCCTGAAGAACCTGCTCCAGAAGAACCAGCTCCTGA agctgaggaggaggtggtAACAAAAGAGGTGGTAGCTGAGGAAGAGGTTCCAGCTGAACCagctgaggaggaggtggtagctgaggaggaggtggtACCAGAGGAAGAGGTGGTAGAGGAGGTGGTACCAGAGGTGGTGGTACCAGAGGTGGTCATCCCAGTTGACGCTGCCCCTGAGGAGGAAGCTATAGAGGAAGAAGCTGCTTTAGAGGAAGTTGTCCCAGTCAAGGAAGAAGCTGCCCCAGAAGCTGCAGAAGAAGAAACTGCCCTGGAAGTAGTTGCCCCAGTTGAAGAAGAAACTGAAGCAGAAATTGCCGCAGAAGAAACTGCAGAAGATGCTGCCTCAGAGGAAGTTGCCTCAGTTGTTCCAGCTGAGGAGGAAGATGCCCCTGCTCCATCAGAAGAAGAAACTCCTGCAGAGGATGCTGTTTCAGTTGTACCAGCAGAAGCAGAGGAGGAAGCCACCCCTGAGGAAGCTGTGGAGGAGGAagctgtggaggaggaggttgtAGAGGAGGAGGTTGTAGAGGAGGAGGTTGTTGCAGTTGTACCAGCAGAAGCAGAGGAGGAAGCCGTCCCTGAGGAAGCTGTGGAGGAGGAAGCTGTGGAGGAGGAagctgtggaggaggaggttgtAGAGGAGGAGGTTGTAGAGGAGGAGGTTGTTGCAGTTGTACCAGCAGAAGCAGAGGAGGAAGCCGCCCCTGAGGAAGCTGTGGAGGAGGAAGCTGTGGAGGAGGAagctgtggaggaggaggttgtAGAGGAGGAGGTTGTAGAGGAGGAGGTTGTAGAGGAGGAGGTTGTTGCAGTTGTACCAGCAGAAGCAGAGGAGGAAGCCGCCCCTGAGGAAGCTGTGGAGGAGAAGGCTGTAGAAGAGGAGGCTGTGGAGGACATTGTTGCAGTTGCTCCTCCAGAAGCTGTGGAAGAAGAGGCTGAGGAGGTTGCAGAAGAGGAAGTGATTCCTGTCGTAGTCGATGCAACTGAGGAGGAACCAGTCCCAGAGGAAGCTGAAGGTGCTGTTGCTGTAGATGTTGAGGAAGAACCAGCCTCTGTGGTCCCTGAGGAAGCTCTCCCTGTGGAGGAACCTGCTCCGGCAGAGGAACCTGCTCCGCCCTGCCCACAGTGCCCTGGGTGTCCAGTGGTAGAGACGGTCGAGGTGGACGAggaggtagtggtggtggttccCATGGCAACTGAGCCTCCTGAGGAAGAGCTGGGATCCCCAACTGCATTCCTTCTAGAGTTGGAGGCACCCGAAGAGAAGACAG GAGGTGTAAGCAGGGGACTGCTATTGGGCTCAGCCTTCATCACGCTGCTGTCACTCATCGCTGTGGGATCAGCTGGAAAGGCCATCTCCAGGAAGATGCGCTAG